CAGTATTGATTTTCAGCTATATCTTAGACTAACACAGGATTATAATACCTTGGCACGAATTGAAGCTGGAATATCTTGAAGAACACCAAACTCAGAGGAGTTGCAGTACTGTAATTGAAGATGATCTTTGATGTCTTTACTTAATTTCCTATTGAGCTTATTTTTATTCACGTATTTAATAACGTCCTTCATTTTATCTCTAAACTTCTCTGTTTTTGATCCTTTTACTATCAATGCTGCCATGTTACCAAGCAAATAAGAACCAAGAATCATATCAAAGGAGATAAAAATCATGATAAAAATCATTTCCCTGACATTGACTGCATGCATGTCACCATAACCTGCGAACATGAAGCAGAAATTAGGAGGAAAAGAAGCTTGAAATCTAGTACAAGTAACAAAAAACCATCATAAGAAAGTGAAGAATAATGAAGTGTAATGCTCTCATTTGCAGATCTGAGAATTTGATAACACCAGAGCGATGTGGCTATTGCTCTCGGAACCTACCATGAAAGTTGGAGGTGACTAACCAATACATTTAAAGGAAGAGATGTTGGCTGTTTCAAATGAACACAAAGCTTATACTAATACAACTGACTAATTTTAACAAACAGAAAAGGGCTAAATAAAGACATTACCCATGGAAAAAATCAGGCCAGCTTCTAAGAAGATCCACCATGCACTAACGAAATGTTCCAACATATGAACATAAAACTAATACCAATGCACTAAGGAATGTCTTCAAAGCTTGGAACACAATACCCAGTAATTccatatcttttttctttccccaATCGTTCAAGTTAAACCAATTCATTTTAAGTAAAAAGACATTGTTTATTTATGCATTTGgcttttctatttcaattaccagatttaagttttttctttactATCGACGAtctttaaaaaacaattatttcaagtttttggatattatttttcatttgctACTACTTGTAATTCGATGAGCAAAATAAGGTAAATAGCCTTTTAGAATATTGCttttgtaaaaagaaaaaagtaatgTGAGGAGGGGAATCCAgcccaaatttaatttgatttgtgaTAAGCCTCCAATTACGAGGTGTAACCTAGGAAGAGAGGAAGAGTTGGTTAGAGTCACCCTCAACCTTGGTCAGTCCAATCCGAAAAGTGTATGTTCAAGCTCAGTCCAGACATAAATCAAGCTGACCCAACTTTTAATAACCAAGCCTATGACCCAACCTTTGAACTTGGACACATTCTATCAAAATTTGGGTCAAGCTCGGATCAGACTTGAGCCGACTTATTGGATTATCCcattaaataaagattttttaaaattatttttaaattttctttagtaaatgttattaaaatatattagaattatatttcttatgtaatgatgttatgttaaaagttTTGGTGGTTTTTATTACCTTGATTATCAACAACATCAGTAATTCTACCACTAGTATGTGGAACTCTGTAAAGCtcctttttgaaaattttggtatCCTAAATTTTtgcaaatttgtaattatatcAATAGAGTCCAGTAGGAGCGGATGGTGAGGCCAGGTGCGAAAGGGAATTTCAAGTCATAGTTCCAATCAACTTGCCAACACTTTAGCTCCAGTATTTGATTCACATTTATAGAAGTTGGAGGTGCCAATCTTCGAAGGAACGAATCCAAATGGTTGGTTGCATCAAGTAGCAAGGTATTTTGTAATCAATAGGTATGTATACCAACACATCCTAAAACCCCTCTAGACAACTCTTCCtctcttcctagcatacaCCTTTGTAATTGGAGGCCTATGATCAGTTTGATTGACCCCTTTGGGTGGAATCAAGTATCTGCAAACCAGTTTAATCTGTCCATTATTCCAAAACATCCCTTAACCCAATCTATCCCCATCCGACCTCTGTTCAACTAAAGCCATATTAACATACATCATGCCAACAGAAGTAATTGAAATTAACATACATCATGCCAACAGAAGTAATTGAAATTAACATACATCAAACAAACAAGGGATATCACGTAATGGGATGgttaattcaaaaaatataaagataaaaatgagaaagagaAGCCTCTTACCAACAGTTGCCATAGTTACAACAGCAAAATATAATGATGTGATGTAACGCTTCCAAAGATCAATTTCTCTAAAGTTTGAATAGCTATAGTCCCCCAACTTTAGGCTTCCTATCCAGGTGTACCCTTCTTTTGACGGAGGTAGAGTAGTAGCAAGATAGTAGAAAATACAGGCAGCTGTATGAGTACAATAAAGCTCCACAACAAAAAGCTTCGCAATTCTTGTACCAAGGTAATTTATTCGTATATCCTTCTCCAATTTCTCAAAGAATTCAGTAACTCTTAAGGCTCGACTTAGCCGAATCCATAGTAAATATCTCACAAGCTCCTTCTTACCAGAAGCCTACACACGGTACCGGTAGGTAGAGGGATGAATACATGAAATCAATCAAATTACTAACCCCTCCTGGGAGGTGGAAAAGGGTTGAGAATATTGCTTAGATGCATCATACTTGGAgcaacaaaatttcattgaagCCATACCTTGTAGATGGCGTCCCAGGGCATACAACCCATTAAGTCAACCACAAATCGAGACTTCAAATATCTGCAgttgtaaattttgtatttatattacAAACAGATTAAACATTGTGTTGTGAGAACAGAGATTGACTGACAGACCTGATAGCGATGAGATTACGGTCGTAGACAAAGCGGTAAGAATGCGAATCGCGATAGGCAACACAAAAGTGAACAGCGATATCGATGAGAAAGGCGATCTGGCCGGCAACGTCGAGGAGGAAGAGATTCTTGGGGAGACCCCTGAAGAATCCGAATTCCAGTGGCGTAAAGAAGGAAGAGTACACAGCCCATACCAAAATGAAATGCGTCCAAAGAACGTATCGCCTGCATTAAACGTAAACCCCATTTTCTTCTCAGTTCTTTTCAGATTTCGTTTCTGCTCTGAATCCCGTCGCTCCGACGGATTGCTTCAGTGCATCATCGTGCATGGATTCCACCAGCCCTTAATTTTTGTCATAAAAAATCCTCCAACGGTTTCTTTCtactatttaaataaataaataaaccttttgataaatattttttatttctattttcttttaagtaaTTACGAGAAATAAAGTGACgttttgaagagagagaaataaaaataaaaatctataaaaaaaaaacataaaagataaatgttctaagaaaaatatttatttagagaatatttttaaaatgtttttagttctaaagttaaaaaaaaaaaaacaaaggaccTCTAAAAAAACCAACGATTTGAATCTCTAATATAATGTATAAATGTAATATTTGGACCGGTAAGGAGTAgatttaaacacaaaattaaaatttccatttttatcgaataaaaatacaataacaaaaataaaattaaaaaaaataaagtagtaCCAGTCGTGAGGATGAATGACAATTTGATTTAGAGATCTGAAGTTTGCGCTATTGTTCTTCCCTGCATCTGTCGATCTCTCGCCATTTCTGATTGATGAATCGAGACTGAGTAGTGTTAGTTTCCTTTTCCAGCAAGATAACTTAGAATCTCCGTTATCATGGTAACCGTCGAGTTCtagcttttgttttgaaaaatcttcTTCCATCTCTCCTTCTCTTTCCCTTCCCATCATTTCATCCAAACGCAACCTTTTAATATGTTATTTCCTTTAACTCCTCTAACTAAGAGAATGGAATAATGTTTATTGAATTGATGAGTAGTAGCGTTGGCTTACTCTTGTTCACAAAACATAATATCTCTTAAGATTAAAAGAGAATATTTAGAAGATAGagcatattataaaaatactttttaaaattccaTCATTTGAGAATTTTGGTAACTTCACATTCACTCTCTTCAAAActctttttatcattttttactttttatctcAAAACCCTAACAGTCTGATTGACGTTGTATTGGTATTCGGTTATGAGCCTATTTGGACtaaatttggtttaaataaatgaaaattatatatatatatacacggtTAGACGGAcgctccacaatggtatgatattgtccactttgaatataagttctcatgactttgttttgggttttcccaaaatgccttgtaccaatagagatagtattctttgattataaactcatgatcattccttaaactAGTTGATGTGGGTctttcatccaacatctcccttcgaacaaagtacccctctccttaatcgaggcttgactctttcttttggagtcttagtcattttttactatgccttcgaggctTACATActtttgttcaatatttgaggattctattgacatgactaagtttagaggcatagctctgatactatattagacgaacacgactctccacaatggtatgatattgtcaactttgagcataagctctcatggttttactttgggcttccccaaaaggcctcataccattgtggagagtcgtgttcgtctaacatggtattagagacatgccctaaacttagccatatcaatagaatcctcaaatggcgaacaaaggactccaaaagaaggCTCCTcaaaggcatagtaaaaaatgactaagactccaaaagaaaagaagtcgagcctcgattaaggggagacgtactttgttcaaggggaggtgttgaatgaaaagaaaagtcacataggctaatttagggaatgatcataggtttataatcgAGGAATGCAATCTTCATCGGTATGATACcttttagggaagcccaaagcaaagcatgagagtttatgctcaaagtggataatatcataccattgtggagagtcgtgctCATCTAACATAAATCAACTcattagttaattttgaaaaatacattttttacctgcggtataaaatatatatattttatgaattaatattttattttgatttaaaataaaaatttaaataaaccctatttcaaataaataaaagttattgaaaatatttatttggttggGATCTCAAAACTACCCAACCCATGAACCCTATATACCATACCAAAATAATGAGCTACACCATTTAGCACCTCAAATAATACCATAATATATCTTGCACCGGTTTTGTACTCCACGTATTACGAGAACCAACCACTAATTTAAGTTAATATTTGGTTTCAGTTGGAGGGAGATACGTAAGGCCATAAACAAATAAGTTCGGAGTTATGAATGGTTCAGAAGCTCACCTCAACATGTATATAAACGATGGAACATGGGAGGGTTAGTCATTGGGGAACATACATCTTCTCATCTCCTCACATTTTGGGGGAAGCTTGAGGGNaaaaaaaaaaaaaaaaaaaaaaaaaaaaagatcaaaagAGTGAGGGAAAGGGGAGTTGCCGATGGCTGGGTTGACGTTCACCATGCTCCTAATTTGCGTATTGGCTGTAGCACTGTCCACAGTCCGAGGCGAGGATCc
This portion of the Cucurbita pepo subsp. pepo cultivar mu-cu-16 chromosome LG08, ASM280686v2, whole genome shotgun sequence genome encodes:
- the LOC111800226 gene encoding potassium channel SKOR-like isoform X2; this encodes MMGREREGEMEEDFSKQKLELDGYHDNGDSKLSCWKRKLTLLSLDSSIRNGERSTDAGKNNSANFRSLNQIVIHPHDWRYVLWTHFILVWAVYSSFFTPLEFGFFRGLPKNLFLLDVAGQIAFLIDIAVHFCVAYRDSHSYRFVYDRNLIAIRYLKSRFVVDLMGCMPWDAIYKASGKKELVRYLLWIRLSRALRVTEFFEKLEKDIRINYLGTRIAKLFVVELYCTHTAACIFYYLATTLPPSKEGYTWIGSLKLGDYSYSNFREIDLWKRYITSLYFAVVTMATVGYGDMHAVNVREMIFIMIFISFDMILGSYLLGNMAALIVKGSKTEKFRDKMKDVIKYVNKNKLNRKLSKDIKDHLQLQYCNSSEFGVLQDIPASIRAKISQKLYEPYIKEVSLFKGCSQGFIKRIATKVREEAFFPGQMIIERENLVDQLYVVCHGELEEIENWDTEDEELIRCLGTYSSFGEISFLCNSPHPYHVRVREFSKILQLDKLSFKETLELHFLDGQIILDNALEGKDSNQQDQILESDIILYIQKRELELAIKVNCAAHDGDLNQLKRLIKAGADPNKTDYDGRSPLHFAASKGYEAIACFLIEQGAEVNVPDKFGNMPLLEAIQNGHEQVGSLLAKAGATIVANDAGGLLCSTVARRDLGFLKGLLANGIDPNARNYDQRTPLHIAVSEGLYPFAEVLLNAGASVFATDRWGNTPLDEARTRGNKNLIRLLEVARIFQSSENNSDISEEIQGTS
- the LOC111800226 gene encoding potassium channel SKOR-like isoform X1 gives rise to the protein MMGREREGEMEEDFSKQKLELDGYHDNGDSKLSCWKRKLTLLSLDSSIRNGERSTDAGKNNSANFRSLNQIVIHPHDWRYVLWTHFILVWAVYSSFFTPLEFGFFRGLPKNLFLLDVAGQIAFLIDIAVHFCVAYRDSHSYRFVYDRNLIAIRYLKSRFVVDLMGCMPWDAIYKASGKKELVRYLLWIRLSRALRVTEFFEKLEKDIRINYLGTRIAKLFVVELYCTHTAACIFYYLATTLPPSKEGYTWIGSLKLGDYSYSNFREIDLWKRYITSLYFAVVTMATVGYGDMHAVNVREMIFIMIFISFDMILGSYLLGNMAALIVKGSKTEKFRDKMKDVIKYVNKNKLNRKLSKDIKDHLQLQYCNSSEFGVLQDIPASIRAKISQKLYEPYIKEVSLFKGCSQGFIKRIATKVREEAFFPGQMIIERENLVDQLYVVCHGELTCSQEEIENWDTEDEELIRCLGTYSSFGEISFLCNSPHPYHVRVREFSKILQLDKLSFKETLELHFLDGQIILDNALEGKDSNQQDQILESDIILYIQKRELELAIKVNCAAHDGDLNQLKRLIKAGADPNKTDYDGRSPLHFAASKGYEAIACFLIEQGAEVNVPDKFGNMPLLEAIQNGHEQVGSLLAKAGATIVANDAGGLLCSTVARRDLGFLKGLLANGIDPNARNYDQRTPLHIAVSEGLYPFAEVLLNAGASVFATDRWGNTPLDEARTRGNKNLIRLLEVARIFQSSENNSDISEEIQGTS